Proteins encoded within one genomic window of Platichthys flesus chromosome 17, fPlaFle2.1, whole genome shotgun sequence:
- the gpnmb gene encoding protein QNR-71 isoform X4, giving the protein MEVLPFLFLLACACFVYHADGRRTYGDMFAHKHDITGKFPFPIPPIPGWDPDTSPWNDYLYPPLSPKPKGLMHGGAKPKVRLTSDSPALNGSSVSFTAKLEYPPCQKEDANGDLVWDDHCGDANGQVRSGYVYNWTSWMDDYGFGKCTDKKKCNVFPDGKPFPQSNDWRHKGYVYVWHTMGQYYETCDGSSSSVTINTTAIPLGAEIMEVMVYRKRERRKYSPLTTDNTVFYVTDKIPVAVEISQKAAVNESKNVFFRGEDVLFKVQLHDPSGYLKTAEAIDYIWDFRDGNQLVTHREVTAHSYSMLGTMSVKLVVEAAFPAECPPAAATSTPGRPVSKRPTEAPTTPGKTHAATVKMETTQAPRSTSRPLPSSAAPASTGLFSTEPLPPTAASTSLEFNPTTLAWRSTRRLNGNQCYRYAYGVFIGNISVIEPKHALNSQMSNTIVDVLAARVTRTDISFLVKCLGITPTSACTIVSDPTCTRVLSIMCDDVPPSSECEVHLRRTFPEPGTYCVNITLEDSSSLTLASTTVTINKSQDPPAPKTHRTAAVVLSSSAVLVAVFALIAYIVYKRHKVYRPIHRSLVEDASGQAGVGGHMVRLREALFPPSEESRHLLTERRPL; this is encoded by the exons ATGGAAGTCCTGCCGTTTCTTTTTCTCCTGGCTTGTGCCTGCTTCGTTTACCATGCTGATGGACGCAGAA cgtACGGTGACATGTTCGCCCACAAGCATGATATAACCGGAAAGTTTCCTTTTCCAATTCCACCAATCCCTGGCTGGGATCCTGACACCAGCCCATGGAACGATTACCTCTACCCACCACTGAGCCCGAAGCCAAAGGGGCTCATGCACGGAGGAG CCAAACCCAAGGTCCGTCTGACCAGCGACAGTCCAGCTCTAAACGGCTCGAGCGTCTCCTTCACGGCCAAGCTGGAGTATCCTCCCTGCCAGAAGGAAGACGCCAACGGGGACCTGGTGTGGGATGATCACTGCGGGGACG CTAATGGACAGGTTCGCTCCGGCTATGTGTACAACTGGACGTCCTGGATGGATGACTACGGCTTCGGAAAGTGTACGGACAAAAAGAAATGCAACGTGTTCCCCGACGGGAAGCCCTTCCCTCAGAGCAACGACTGGAGACACAAGGGCTACGTCTACGTCTGGCACACAAtgg GCCAATACTATGAGACTTGCGACGGCTCATCGTCCAGCGTGACCATCAACACCACCGCCATCCCACTGGGGGCAGAGATCATGGAGGTCATGGTCTACAGGAAACGTGAGCGCAGGAAGTACAGTCCCCTCACCACCGACAACACCGTCTTCTACGTCACAG ACAAGATCCCTGTGGCGGTCGAGATCTCCCAGAAGGCTGCGGTCAACGAGTCCAAGAACGTTTTCTTCCGCGGCGAGGACGTGCTCTTCAAGGTCCAGCTTCATGACCCCAGCGGCTACCTCAAAACCGCTGAGGCCATCGACTACATCTGGGACTTCAGGGATGGCAATCAGCTGGTGACACACCGGGAAGTGACCGCGCACAGCTACAGCATGCTGGGGACCATGAGCGTGAAGCTGGTGGTGGAGGCGGCGTTCCCTGCGGAGTGTCCGCCCGCTGCTGCCACCTCGACCCCGGGGCGACCCGTGTCCAAACGTCCTACAG AGGCTCCCACAACGCCAGGCAAAACTCATGCCGCTACTGTGAAGATGGAGACCACACAGG cACCACGCAGCACCAGCCGACCCTTGCCCTCCTCCGCTGCCCCCGCCTCCACAGGGTTGTTCTCCACGGAGCCCCTCCCCCCGACTGCTGCCAGCACCAGCCTGGAGTTCAACCCCACCACCCTGGCCTGGCGCAGCACGCGCCGCCTCAACGGCAACCAGTGTTACCGCTACGCCTACGGAGTGTTCATCGGTAACATCAGCGTCATTG AACCCAAACACGCACTGAACAGCCAAATGAGTAATACCATCGTGGACGTGTTGGCTGCCAGAGTGACCAGAACTGACATCAGCTTCCTGGTGAAATGTCTGGGCAT CACCCCCACCTCGGCCTGCACCATCGTGTCAGACCCCACCTGCACTCGGGTGCTTAGCATCATGTGCGACGACGTGCCGCCATCGTCGGAGTGCGAGGTGCACCTGAGGCGAACGTTCCCGGAACCCGGCACCTACTGCGTCAACATCACCTTGGAGGACTCCAGCAGCTTGACCCTCGCCAGCACCACCGTCACCATCAACAAGTCCCAGGATCCCCCTG CGCCCAAGACTCATCGCACTGCAGCGGTGGTGCTCTCATCGAGCGCTGTGCTGGTGGCTGTCTTTGCTCTCATTGCATATATAGTCTACAA GCGTCACAAGGTGTACCGACCCATTCATAGGTCACTGGTGGAAGACGCCAGCGGCCAAGCAGGGGTCGGAGGTCACATGGTTCGCCTGAGGGAGGCATTGTTCCCGCCCAGTGAGGAGAGCCGTCACCTGCTGACAGAGAGGCGCCCTCTGTAG
- the gpnmb gene encoding protein QNR-71 isoform X2 produces MEVLPFLFLLACACFVYHADGRRTYGDMFAHKHDITGKFPFPIPPIPGWDPDTSPWNDYLYPPLSPKPKGLMHGGAKPKVRLTSDSPALNGSSVSFTAKLEYPPCQKEDANGDLVWDDHCGDGTELEASANGQVRSGYVYNWTSWMDDYGFGKCTDKKKCNVFPDGKPFPQSNDWRHKGYVYVWHTMGQYYETCDGSSSSVTINTTAIPLGAEIMEVMVYRKRERRKYSPLTTDNTVFYVTDKIPVAVEISQKAAVNESKNVFFRGEDVLFKVQLHDPSGYLKTAEAIDYIWDFRDGNQLVTHREVTAHSYSMLGTMSVKLVVEAAFPAECPPAAATSTPGRPVSKRPTEAPTTPGKTHAATVKMETTQAPRSTSRPLPSSAAPASTGLFSTEPLPPTAASTSLEFNPTTLAWRSTRRLNGNQCYRYAYGVFIGNISVIEPKHALNSQMSNTIVDVLAARVTRTDISFLVKCLGITPTSACTIVSDPTCTRVLSIMCDDVPPSSECEVHLRRTFPEPGTYCVNITLEDSSSLTLASTTVTINKSQDPPAPKTHRTAAVVLSSSAVLVAVFALIAYIVYKRHKVYRPIHRSLVEDASGQAGVGGHMVRLREALFPPSEESRHLLTERRPL; encoded by the exons ATGGAAGTCCTGCCGTTTCTTTTTCTCCTGGCTTGTGCCTGCTTCGTTTACCATGCTGATGGACGCAGAA cgtACGGTGACATGTTCGCCCACAAGCATGATATAACCGGAAAGTTTCCTTTTCCAATTCCACCAATCCCTGGCTGGGATCCTGACACCAGCCCATGGAACGATTACCTCTACCCACCACTGAGCCCGAAGCCAAAGGGGCTCATGCACGGAGGAG CCAAACCCAAGGTCCGTCTGACCAGCGACAGTCCAGCTCTAAACGGCTCGAGCGTCTCCTTCACGGCCAAGCTGGAGTATCCTCCCTGCCAGAAGGAAGACGCCAACGGGGACCTGGTGTGGGATGATCACTGCGGGGACGGTACGGAGCTGGAGGCCTCAG CTAATGGACAGGTTCGCTCCGGCTATGTGTACAACTGGACGTCCTGGATGGATGACTACGGCTTCGGAAAGTGTACGGACAAAAAGAAATGCAACGTGTTCCCCGACGGGAAGCCCTTCCCTCAGAGCAACGACTGGAGACACAAGGGCTACGTCTACGTCTGGCACACAAtgg GCCAATACTATGAGACTTGCGACGGCTCATCGTCCAGCGTGACCATCAACACCACCGCCATCCCACTGGGGGCAGAGATCATGGAGGTCATGGTCTACAGGAAACGTGAGCGCAGGAAGTACAGTCCCCTCACCACCGACAACACCGTCTTCTACGTCACAG ACAAGATCCCTGTGGCGGTCGAGATCTCCCAGAAGGCTGCGGTCAACGAGTCCAAGAACGTTTTCTTCCGCGGCGAGGACGTGCTCTTCAAGGTCCAGCTTCATGACCCCAGCGGCTACCTCAAAACCGCTGAGGCCATCGACTACATCTGGGACTTCAGGGATGGCAATCAGCTGGTGACACACCGGGAAGTGACCGCGCACAGCTACAGCATGCTGGGGACCATGAGCGTGAAGCTGGTGGTGGAGGCGGCGTTCCCTGCGGAGTGTCCGCCCGCTGCTGCCACCTCGACCCCGGGGCGACCCGTGTCCAAACGTCCTACAG AGGCTCCCACAACGCCAGGCAAAACTCATGCCGCTACTGTGAAGATGGAGACCACACAGG cACCACGCAGCACCAGCCGACCCTTGCCCTCCTCCGCTGCCCCCGCCTCCACAGGGTTGTTCTCCACGGAGCCCCTCCCCCCGACTGCTGCCAGCACCAGCCTGGAGTTCAACCCCACCACCCTGGCCTGGCGCAGCACGCGCCGCCTCAACGGCAACCAGTGTTACCGCTACGCCTACGGAGTGTTCATCGGTAACATCAGCGTCATTG AACCCAAACACGCACTGAACAGCCAAATGAGTAATACCATCGTGGACGTGTTGGCTGCCAGAGTGACCAGAACTGACATCAGCTTCCTGGTGAAATGTCTGGGCAT CACCCCCACCTCGGCCTGCACCATCGTGTCAGACCCCACCTGCACTCGGGTGCTTAGCATCATGTGCGACGACGTGCCGCCATCGTCGGAGTGCGAGGTGCACCTGAGGCGAACGTTCCCGGAACCCGGCACCTACTGCGTCAACATCACCTTGGAGGACTCCAGCAGCTTGACCCTCGCCAGCACCACCGTCACCATCAACAAGTCCCAGGATCCCCCTG CGCCCAAGACTCATCGCACTGCAGCGGTGGTGCTCTCATCGAGCGCTGTGCTGGTGGCTGTCTTTGCTCTCATTGCATATATAGTCTACAA GCGTCACAAGGTGTACCGACCCATTCATAGGTCACTGGTGGAAGACGCCAGCGGCCAAGCAGGGGTCGGAGGTCACATGGTTCGCCTGAGGGAGGCATTGTTCCCGCCCAGTGAGGAGAGCCGTCACCTGCTGACAGAGAGGCGCCCTCTGTAG
- the gpnmb gene encoding protein QNR-71 isoform X3 has translation MEVLPFLFLLACACFVYHADGRRTYGDMFAHKHDITGKFPFPIPPIPGWDPDTSPWNDYLYPPLSPKPKGLMHGGGEKAKPKVRLTSDSPALNGSSVSFTAKLEYPPCQKEDANGDLVWDDHCGDANGQVRSGYVYNWTSWMDDYGFGKCTDKKKCNVFPDGKPFPQSNDWRHKGYVYVWHTMGQYYETCDGSSSSVTINTTAIPLGAEIMEVMVYRKRERRKYSPLTTDNTVFYVTDKIPVAVEISQKAAVNESKNVFFRGEDVLFKVQLHDPSGYLKTAEAIDYIWDFRDGNQLVTHREVTAHSYSMLGTMSVKLVVEAAFPAECPPAAATSTPGRPVSKRPTEAPTTPGKTHAATVKMETTQAPRSTSRPLPSSAAPASTGLFSTEPLPPTAASTSLEFNPTTLAWRSTRRLNGNQCYRYAYGVFIGNISVIEPKHALNSQMSNTIVDVLAARVTRTDISFLVKCLGITPTSACTIVSDPTCTRVLSIMCDDVPPSSECEVHLRRTFPEPGTYCVNITLEDSSSLTLASTTVTINKSQDPPAPKTHRTAAVVLSSSAVLVAVFALIAYIVYKRHKVYRPIHRSLVEDASGQAGVGGHMVRLREALFPPSEESRHLLTERRPL, from the exons ATGGAAGTCCTGCCGTTTCTTTTTCTCCTGGCTTGTGCCTGCTTCGTTTACCATGCTGATGGACGCAGAA cgtACGGTGACATGTTCGCCCACAAGCATGATATAACCGGAAAGTTTCCTTTTCCAATTCCACCAATCCCTGGCTGGGATCCTGACACCAGCCCATGGAACGATTACCTCTACCCACCACTGAGCCCGAAGCCAAAGGGGCTCATGCACGGAGGAGGTGAGAAAG CCAAACCCAAGGTCCGTCTGACCAGCGACAGTCCAGCTCTAAACGGCTCGAGCGTCTCCTTCACGGCCAAGCTGGAGTATCCTCCCTGCCAGAAGGAAGACGCCAACGGGGACCTGGTGTGGGATGATCACTGCGGGGACG CTAATGGACAGGTTCGCTCCGGCTATGTGTACAACTGGACGTCCTGGATGGATGACTACGGCTTCGGAAAGTGTACGGACAAAAAGAAATGCAACGTGTTCCCCGACGGGAAGCCCTTCCCTCAGAGCAACGACTGGAGACACAAGGGCTACGTCTACGTCTGGCACACAAtgg GCCAATACTATGAGACTTGCGACGGCTCATCGTCCAGCGTGACCATCAACACCACCGCCATCCCACTGGGGGCAGAGATCATGGAGGTCATGGTCTACAGGAAACGTGAGCGCAGGAAGTACAGTCCCCTCACCACCGACAACACCGTCTTCTACGTCACAG ACAAGATCCCTGTGGCGGTCGAGATCTCCCAGAAGGCTGCGGTCAACGAGTCCAAGAACGTTTTCTTCCGCGGCGAGGACGTGCTCTTCAAGGTCCAGCTTCATGACCCCAGCGGCTACCTCAAAACCGCTGAGGCCATCGACTACATCTGGGACTTCAGGGATGGCAATCAGCTGGTGACACACCGGGAAGTGACCGCGCACAGCTACAGCATGCTGGGGACCATGAGCGTGAAGCTGGTGGTGGAGGCGGCGTTCCCTGCGGAGTGTCCGCCCGCTGCTGCCACCTCGACCCCGGGGCGACCCGTGTCCAAACGTCCTACAG AGGCTCCCACAACGCCAGGCAAAACTCATGCCGCTACTGTGAAGATGGAGACCACACAGG cACCACGCAGCACCAGCCGACCCTTGCCCTCCTCCGCTGCCCCCGCCTCCACAGGGTTGTTCTCCACGGAGCCCCTCCCCCCGACTGCTGCCAGCACCAGCCTGGAGTTCAACCCCACCACCCTGGCCTGGCGCAGCACGCGCCGCCTCAACGGCAACCAGTGTTACCGCTACGCCTACGGAGTGTTCATCGGTAACATCAGCGTCATTG AACCCAAACACGCACTGAACAGCCAAATGAGTAATACCATCGTGGACGTGTTGGCTGCCAGAGTGACCAGAACTGACATCAGCTTCCTGGTGAAATGTCTGGGCAT CACCCCCACCTCGGCCTGCACCATCGTGTCAGACCCCACCTGCACTCGGGTGCTTAGCATCATGTGCGACGACGTGCCGCCATCGTCGGAGTGCGAGGTGCACCTGAGGCGAACGTTCCCGGAACCCGGCACCTACTGCGTCAACATCACCTTGGAGGACTCCAGCAGCTTGACCCTCGCCAGCACCACCGTCACCATCAACAAGTCCCAGGATCCCCCTG CGCCCAAGACTCATCGCACTGCAGCGGTGGTGCTCTCATCGAGCGCTGTGCTGGTGGCTGTCTTTGCTCTCATTGCATATATAGTCTACAA GCGTCACAAGGTGTACCGACCCATTCATAGGTCACTGGTGGAAGACGCCAGCGGCCAAGCAGGGGTCGGAGGTCACATGGTTCGCCTGAGGGAGGCATTGTTCCCGCCCAGTGAGGAGAGCCGTCACCTGCTGACAGAGAGGCGCCCTCTGTAG
- the gpnmb gene encoding protein QNR-71 isoform X1, whose product MEVLPFLFLLACACFVYHADGRRTYGDMFAHKHDITGKFPFPIPPIPGWDPDTSPWNDYLYPPLSPKPKGLMHGGGEKAKPKVRLTSDSPALNGSSVSFTAKLEYPPCQKEDANGDLVWDDHCGDGTELEASANGQVRSGYVYNWTSWMDDYGFGKCTDKKKCNVFPDGKPFPQSNDWRHKGYVYVWHTMGQYYETCDGSSSSVTINTTAIPLGAEIMEVMVYRKRERRKYSPLTTDNTVFYVTDKIPVAVEISQKAAVNESKNVFFRGEDVLFKVQLHDPSGYLKTAEAIDYIWDFRDGNQLVTHREVTAHSYSMLGTMSVKLVVEAAFPAECPPAAATSTPGRPVSKRPTEAPTTPGKTHAATVKMETTQAPRSTSRPLPSSAAPASTGLFSTEPLPPTAASTSLEFNPTTLAWRSTRRLNGNQCYRYAYGVFIGNISVIEPKHALNSQMSNTIVDVLAARVTRTDISFLVKCLGITPTSACTIVSDPTCTRVLSIMCDDVPPSSECEVHLRRTFPEPGTYCVNITLEDSSSLTLASTTVTINKSQDPPAPKTHRTAAVVLSSSAVLVAVFALIAYIVYKRHKVYRPIHRSLVEDASGQAGVGGHMVRLREALFPPSEESRHLLTERRPL is encoded by the exons ATGGAAGTCCTGCCGTTTCTTTTTCTCCTGGCTTGTGCCTGCTTCGTTTACCATGCTGATGGACGCAGAA cgtACGGTGACATGTTCGCCCACAAGCATGATATAACCGGAAAGTTTCCTTTTCCAATTCCACCAATCCCTGGCTGGGATCCTGACACCAGCCCATGGAACGATTACCTCTACCCACCACTGAGCCCGAAGCCAAAGGGGCTCATGCACGGAGGAGGTGAGAAAG CCAAACCCAAGGTCCGTCTGACCAGCGACAGTCCAGCTCTAAACGGCTCGAGCGTCTCCTTCACGGCCAAGCTGGAGTATCCTCCCTGCCAGAAGGAAGACGCCAACGGGGACCTGGTGTGGGATGATCACTGCGGGGACGGTACGGAGCTGGAGGCCTCAG CTAATGGACAGGTTCGCTCCGGCTATGTGTACAACTGGACGTCCTGGATGGATGACTACGGCTTCGGAAAGTGTACGGACAAAAAGAAATGCAACGTGTTCCCCGACGGGAAGCCCTTCCCTCAGAGCAACGACTGGAGACACAAGGGCTACGTCTACGTCTGGCACACAAtgg GCCAATACTATGAGACTTGCGACGGCTCATCGTCCAGCGTGACCATCAACACCACCGCCATCCCACTGGGGGCAGAGATCATGGAGGTCATGGTCTACAGGAAACGTGAGCGCAGGAAGTACAGTCCCCTCACCACCGACAACACCGTCTTCTACGTCACAG ACAAGATCCCTGTGGCGGTCGAGATCTCCCAGAAGGCTGCGGTCAACGAGTCCAAGAACGTTTTCTTCCGCGGCGAGGACGTGCTCTTCAAGGTCCAGCTTCATGACCCCAGCGGCTACCTCAAAACCGCTGAGGCCATCGACTACATCTGGGACTTCAGGGATGGCAATCAGCTGGTGACACACCGGGAAGTGACCGCGCACAGCTACAGCATGCTGGGGACCATGAGCGTGAAGCTGGTGGTGGAGGCGGCGTTCCCTGCGGAGTGTCCGCCCGCTGCTGCCACCTCGACCCCGGGGCGACCCGTGTCCAAACGTCCTACAG AGGCTCCCACAACGCCAGGCAAAACTCATGCCGCTACTGTGAAGATGGAGACCACACAGG cACCACGCAGCACCAGCCGACCCTTGCCCTCCTCCGCTGCCCCCGCCTCCACAGGGTTGTTCTCCACGGAGCCCCTCCCCCCGACTGCTGCCAGCACCAGCCTGGAGTTCAACCCCACCACCCTGGCCTGGCGCAGCACGCGCCGCCTCAACGGCAACCAGTGTTACCGCTACGCCTACGGAGTGTTCATCGGTAACATCAGCGTCATTG AACCCAAACACGCACTGAACAGCCAAATGAGTAATACCATCGTGGACGTGTTGGCTGCCAGAGTGACCAGAACTGACATCAGCTTCCTGGTGAAATGTCTGGGCAT CACCCCCACCTCGGCCTGCACCATCGTGTCAGACCCCACCTGCACTCGGGTGCTTAGCATCATGTGCGACGACGTGCCGCCATCGTCGGAGTGCGAGGTGCACCTGAGGCGAACGTTCCCGGAACCCGGCACCTACTGCGTCAACATCACCTTGGAGGACTCCAGCAGCTTGACCCTCGCCAGCACCACCGTCACCATCAACAAGTCCCAGGATCCCCCTG CGCCCAAGACTCATCGCACTGCAGCGGTGGTGCTCTCATCGAGCGCTGTGCTGGTGGCTGTCTTTGCTCTCATTGCATATATAGTCTACAA GCGTCACAAGGTGTACCGACCCATTCATAGGTCACTGGTGGAAGACGCCAGCGGCCAAGCAGGGGTCGGAGGTCACATGGTTCGCCTGAGGGAGGCATTGTTCCCGCCCAGTGAGGAGAGCCGTCACCTGCTGACAGAGAGGCGCCCTCTGTAG